From the genome of Parazoarcus communis, one region includes:
- a CDS encoding response regulator transcription factor, with protein MRVLLVEDDPELSDGIASFLRGQGDTVMQESDGMRADQLLQAESVDFALVDVGLPGLGGYELVRRIRSRQQAVPVMLITARDALDDRIYGLDLGADDYLAKPFQLAELTARMRAVLRRGKYATTQSIAFGPLTLDLDGRLAALNGEPLNLTAREWTLLEALAAADGRTVPKDHLQADASGNAVEVYISRLRPRLEPAGLLIRTVRGFGYRLELGPGH; from the coding sequence ATGCGCGTACTACTGGTCGAAGACGACCCCGAGCTGTCAGACGGCATCGCCAGTTTTCTGCGCGGCCAGGGAGATACCGTCATGCAGGAGAGCGACGGGATGCGTGCGGATCAGCTGCTGCAGGCAGAGTCCGTTGATTTCGCGCTGGTTGACGTCGGCCTTCCCGGGCTTGGCGGCTATGAGCTGGTGCGACGCATTCGCAGCCGCCAGCAGGCGGTTCCGGTGATGCTGATTACCGCACGCGACGCGCTCGACGACCGCATCTACGGCCTCGACCTTGGTGCCGACGACTATCTGGCCAAGCCATTCCAGCTTGCAGAGCTCACAGCGCGGATGCGGGCTGTACTGCGGCGAGGCAAGTATGCGACGACGCAGTCGATTGCCTTTGGCCCTCTGACGCTCGACCTTGACGGCAGACTGGCTGCGCTGAACGGCGAACCGCTGAACCTCACCGCGCGCGAATGGACGCTGCTTGAAGCGCTTGCGGCAGCCGACGGGCGCACCGTGCCCAAGGACCACCTGCAGGCAGACGCCAGCGGCAATGCAGTCGAGGTGTACATCTCGCGCCTGCGCCCCCGCCTTGAGCCTGCGGGCCTGCTGATCCGCACGGTGCGCGGCTTCGGCTACAGGCTGGAACTTGGCCCCGGCCACTAG